In the genome of Cercospora beticola chromosome 2, complete sequence, one region contains:
- a CDS encoding uncharacterized protein (antiSMASH:Cluster_5): MSNPLSTKYQDDTMTVTQASRPGAEDTAPAGVPTMTDPSSRQSDTSATSPDTSSIPGAWKSSAVAAGGLDATPQTASSEQQPASGVLSGASVQAGLHQAEETAYKAAEAVLGTVQSGLEYVQETVANHQKAQENKEIHEDGTNYIKEQLENKETETDKLTTLPIVDQSSIPEPTGQREEPKGFGIGILRDTIESSSAADVSYEHRPKTLPQSEITAREQERGIKEGADGTPARVQVSRVHGAWPAEASGSAEAVHEKSQVEHELLSKVGAAPVASEGVARVNDSRTSNNTAPTRAAEVSDIDEALREKSQVERELLNRVEAAPVTSEGVASGSESRTSGNTAPTVGGDVEVVGNWGSETARVLGSAAVASAAGAGISAANTIGQGATSGAQSQAPVQPLGDDPAYPHVGTSQTGFDGRPGQLDAVPSTAGAGINAGDTPQQGITAGTQSQLPDHPPGQDPSYPHVGTSQTGTDGRPGQSDSIPPVVIHTHGPEPGKGVAPIQGSDLDSAKEEVFGSSKPHEELGITPRGSVQEPPRDSIVAKDLGPASAATTSDPYAEEKQRKKSISSELPIRPADQSAARAGSVNPVETKAGEGLSAPPITSDDSIDDNTTRSATDDRPRSPNKTQPDSENPGQTFDASAHAAPEHSVTKDPGWSGKESVREHLRNDTKGGVRENPSAIPIAGGQKVGEAHWGESKKLE; the protein is encoded by the coding sequence ATGTCAAACCCTCTTTCAACCAAATATCAGGACGATACTATGACCGTGACCCAAGCTTCAAGGCCTGGAGCAGAAGACACTGCACCAGCAGGCGTACCTACTATGACCGACCCTTCGTCCAGACAATCAGACACGTCTGCCACAAGCCCCGACACCAGCTCCATACCCGGCGCTTGGAAGTCCagcgcagtcgcagcaggcGGATTGGATGCTACGCCACAAACCGCATCGagcgagcagcagcctgcATCTGGTGTTCTTTCTGGCGCCAGCGTTCAGGCCGGTCTGCACCAAGCAGAGGAAACAGCCTACAAGGCTGCCGAAGCTGTACTGGGAACCGTGCAGTCCGGCCTCGAATATGTGCAAGAGACTGTAGCAAACCACCAAAAAGCACAAGAGAACAAGGAGATCCATGAGGATGGAACGAACTACATCAAAGAGCAGCTGGAGAACAAGGAAACAGAGACCGACAAGCTGACTACACTACCGATCGTGGATCAGAGTTCTATTCCAGAGCCGACAGGTCAACGAGAGGAGCCCAAAGGTTTCGGTATCGGCATTCTACGCGACACAATCGAGAGCTCGTCGGCTGCAGATGTCAGCTACGAGCATCGTCCCAAGACACTTCCTCAAAGCGAGATCACCGCCCGAGAACAGGAGCGAGGAATCAAAGAAGGGGCCGATGGAACACCTGCTCGGGTGCAAGTCAGTCGCGTCCACGGTGCTTGGCCGGCCGAGGCTTCAGGTAGTGCAGAAGCTGTGCACGAGAAGAGCCAGGTTGAACATGAGCTGCTGAGCAAAGTGGGTGCCGCGCCAGTCGCGAGCGAAGGTGTTGCTCGGGTCAATGACAGTCGTACTTCGAACAACACAGCACCTACTAGGGCAGCTGAGGTTTCTGACATCGACGAAGCTCTCCGCGAGAAGAGCCAGGTCGAACGTGAATTGCTGAACAGAGTAGAGGCAGCTCCTGTGACGAGCGAGGGCGTAGCGTCGGGCAGTGAGAGCCGTACTTCGGGCAATACAGCACCTACTGTCGGTGGCGACGTTGAGGTAGTTGGAAACTGGGGCAGCGAGACTGCCCGTGTCTTGGGATCTGCTGCAGTGGCGTCCGCGGCGGGTGCAGGCATCAGTGCTGCCAACACGATAGGACAAGGTGCCACCTCTGGTGCTCAGTCTCAAGCCCCAGTCCAGCCACTAGGAGACGACCCAGCCTACCCGCACGTGGGCACCTCTCAGACCGGATTTGATGGCCGTCCCGGTCAACTAGATGCTGTCCCTTCAACGGCGGGCGCAGGTATCAATGCTGGCGACACGCCACAGCAAGGCATCACGGCTGGTACTCAATCTCAACTACCAGATCATCCTCCAGGACAAGACCCATCATATCCACACGTGGGAACCTCTCAAACCGGAACTGATGGCCGTCCTGGCCAGTCGGATTCCATTCCTCCGGTGGTGATTCACACTCACGGACCAGAACCAGGCAAGGGCGTTGCCCCAATTCAAGGCTCCGATCTCGACTCCGCGAAAGAAGAAGTCTTCGGGTCCTCCAAGCCACATGAGGAATTGGGAATCACTCCTCGCGGAAGCGTACAGGAGCCGCCCAGAGATTCAATCGTGGCCAAGGATCTGGGTCCCGCGAGCGCAGCAACCACATCTGATCCCTACGCCGAAGAAAAAcagcggaagaagtcgatctcTTCTGAACTCCCCATCCGCCCAGCTGATCAATCCGCCGCTCGAGCAGGCTCCGTAAACCCAGTCGAGACTAAGGCCGGAGAGGGACTGAGTGCGCCACCGATTACATCTGACGACTCTATCGACGACAACACTACTCGTTCTGCTACCGATGATAGACCACGTAGCCCCAACAAGACTCAGCCAGACAGCGAGAACCCAGGTCAGACGTTCGATGCTTCAGCTCACGCCGCACCGGAGCACTCTGTTACCAAAGACCCGGGATGGAGTGGCAAAGAAAGTGTTAGAGAGCATTTGAGAAATGATACTAAGGGTGGTGTGAGGGAGAATCCGTCCGCCATTCCCATTGCGGGTGGGCAGAAGGTGGGTGAGGCTCACTGGGGTGAGAGTAAGAAATTGGAGTGA
- a CDS encoding uncharacterized protein (SMCOG1177:asparagine synthase~MEROPS:MER0034539~antiSMASH:Cluster_5), whose product MHNTDDTVHVVVNGELYDYDGIRESISKKTSYQFRSHSDSELIVALYQYYGLSFISHLRGEFSICLYDSARQLFIAVRDRYGIKPLFWTIHNGRLLIAAEVKAFLPLGWRPEWDVRSLIEGGWSNDQRTLWKGVQKVNPGEYLICRGLEGLENVKYWDIEYPDKYSVETRSEDEMVKGVRSRLLEAVRLRLRADVPVGIYLSGGIDSTVIAGMLAHLLREVKQNGENEHDCNTESLARMSCFTIAFDEDSGFDESSIAKETAASLNVPLHTKHMSEAELARYFSDAVYHTEHHWGELNFVAKFALSELTREKGYKVVLTGEGADEAFGGYRFYVNDYTREPDHSWLPSLQVMPESDRQSIHRQQEENYRKFLELFGSDNTNRDEGIAFRQTNSSIVSSMSSIFSFDLWAPWTKVLGKLDPRETIANNVDGRVRDKMTSSWHPLHSALYMWAKGHLPNIVLSCLGDRAEMGHSVEARTPFLDHKFTEYVNAVPPSMKIKYISPTQAEKQGGDTTEGEFQEKYILREAARPFIPDRLYRRKKQQFAAPRTYAPGGPLHQLFSELVTEENVARLGFVDWDSAKDLLQSAFEKHEQMAFRRIVMLAEWVVLSQRFDVPPATAE is encoded by the exons ATGCACAACACCGATGATACGGTTCACGTAGTCGTCAACGGCGAACTGTACGACTACGACGGTATACGAGAATCTATCAGCAAGAAAACGTCCTACCAGTTCCGCAGTCACAGTGACTCCGAGCTCATCGTGGCACTCTATCAGTACTATGGTCTCTCTTTCATCTCACACCTTCGCGGCGAATTCAGCATATGTCTTTACGATTCGGCTCGGCAACTGTTCATAGCCGTTCGAGATCGGTACGGGATCAAGCCGCTGTTCTGGACGATTCATAATGGGAGGCTGTTAATCGCGGCCGAGGTGAAAGCTTTCTTGCCATTGGGTTGGAGACCCGAATGGGACGTGCGGAGCTTGATCGAAGGTGGCTGGAGTAACGATCAACGAACTTTGTGGAAAGGTGTACAGAAGGTGAATCCCGGAGAGTATCTGATCTGCAGAGGACTAGAAGGGCTTGAGAATGTGAAATATTGGGATATCGAGTATCCAGACAAG TATTCTGTTGAAACACGAAGCGAAGACGAAATGGTTAAGGGGGTCCGTTCTCGATTACTGGAAGCCGTTCGCCTACGTCTGCGGGCGGACGTACCTGTGGGGATATATCTCTCAGGAGGCATAGACTCGACCGTCATTGCTGGCATGCTCGCGCACCTCCTACGAGAGGTTAAGCAGAATGGCGAGAACGAACATGACTGCAATACTGAATCCCTAGCCCGCATGTCCTGCTTTACAATAGCCTTTGATGAGGACAGTGGGTTTGACGAATCCTCGATTGCAAAGGAAACTGCTGCTTCCCTCAACGTACCACTCCACACGAAGCACATGTCTGAAGCCGAACTCGCACGTTACTTTTCTGATGCTGTCTACCATACAGAGCACCACTGGGGCGAGCTCAACTTCGTTGCAAAATTCGCCCTCTCCGAACTTACGCGCGAGAAAGGCTACAAAGTCGTGCTTACAGGCGAGGGCGCAGACGAGGCCTTTGGCGGGTATAGATTCTATGTGAACGATTATACCAGGGAACCGGATCACTCGTGGCTCCCTTCCCTCCAAGTCATGCCAGAATCAGACCGCCAAAGCATACACCgtcaacaagaagaaaactATCGAAAGttcctcgagctcttcggATCTGACAACACAAACCGAGACGAGGGGATCGCCTTCCGGCAGACTAATTCTTCCATTGTGAGCTCCATGTCATCAATTTTCAGCTTTGACCTCTGGGCACCTTGGACCAAGGTTCTCGGGAAGCTAGATCCACGCGAGACCATTGCCAACAATGTTGATGGCAGAGTCCGCGATAAGATGACATCCAGTTGGCACCCTCTGCACTCAGCGCTATACATGTGGGCCAAAGGTCACCTACCCAACATTGTCTTGAGCTGTCTCGGTGACAGAGCAGAAATGGGCCACAGTGTTGAAGCTCGAACGCCATTTCTGGACCACAAATTCACCGAATACGTCAATGCTGTTCCACCGAGTATGAAGATCAAGTACATTTCGCCCACGCAAGCTGAGAAGCAAGGCGGTGATACTACAGAGGGCGAGTTCCAAGAAAAGTACATTCTGCGTGAAGCAGCCCGACCTTTCATCCCAGACCGACTCTATCGCAGGAAGAAGCAACAGTTCGCTGCGCCACGGACGTATGCACCGGGTGGTCCTCTCCACCAGCTGTTCAGCGAGCTGGTCACAGAAGAAAATGTGGCAAGGCTGGGCTTTGTGGACTGGGATTCGGCAAAAGACTTGCTACAATCTGCTTTTGAAAAGCACGAGCAAATGGCATTCAGGAGGATCGTGATGTTGGCCGAATGGGTTGTTTTGAGTCAACGATTTGATGTGCCTCCAGCAACAGCTGAATGA